In Asanoa sp. WMMD1127, one genomic interval encodes:
- a CDS encoding sensor histidine kinase — MHGRGADERWPRAPWARSGDGRRYGRHGAGLATLVSLVQVVGAEAAARDEGAELGYPRAALLLVASVALAWRRRAPLPVQAVVLAATLVYAFSGHPYGPWFLAATAAYFSAVVQGRRVPALVLSTAGVIAYLACGWWFRSGFGLPLGSSVAHREAAVAAAWLIAVLAAGEFGRGHREQLAALARMRAEQRRIQEEQERRQASEERLRIARELHDVLGHHLSLINVQAGVGLHLIDQQPEHAREALTVIKSASAEALREVRSVLAALRPAEEAAPRTPGPGLAGLTELTSGAGFPVETTVTGAPRPLPAEVDRAAFRIVQEALTNVRRHAGAGVSAAVAVAYAPDRVTVTVTDDGAGGGAVAAGPSGNGIAGMRARAAALGGTLTAGPAEGGGWRVEAVLPDQGGSGR, encoded by the coding sequence ATGCACGGGCGCGGCGCCGACGAGCGGTGGCCACGCGCGCCCTGGGCCCGGTCCGGGGACGGCCGTCGCTACGGGCGGCACGGCGCCGGGCTGGCCACGCTGGTGTCCCTGGTGCAGGTGGTCGGCGCGGAGGCGGCGGCCCGCGACGAGGGCGCCGAGCTCGGCTATCCCCGCGCGGCGCTGCTGCTCGTGGCCTCGGTCGCGCTGGCCTGGCGGCGGCGCGCCCCGCTGCCGGTGCAGGCGGTCGTGCTCGCGGCGACCCTGGTCTACGCGTTCTCCGGGCATCCCTACGGCCCCTGGTTCCTGGCCGCGACCGCCGCCTACTTCTCCGCCGTGGTGCAGGGTCGGCGCGTGCCGGCGCTGGTGCTGTCGACGGCCGGCGTGATCGCGTACCTCGCCTGTGGTTGGTGGTTCCGCAGTGGCTTCGGCCTGCCGCTCGGGTCGTCGGTGGCGCACCGCGAGGCCGCCGTGGCCGCCGCCTGGTTGATCGCCGTGCTCGCGGCCGGCGAGTTCGGCCGCGGCCATCGTGAGCAGCTCGCGGCGCTGGCCCGGATGCGCGCCGAGCAGCGCCGCATCCAGGAGGAACAGGAGCGCCGGCAGGCGAGCGAGGAGCGGCTGCGGATCGCCCGCGAGCTGCACGACGTGCTCGGCCACCACCTGTCCCTGATCAACGTGCAGGCCGGGGTCGGGCTGCACCTGATCGACCAGCAACCCGAACATGCCCGGGAGGCGCTCACAGTGATCAAGTCGGCCAGCGCGGAGGCGCTTCGTGAGGTGCGGTCGGTGCTGGCGGCGCTGCGGCCGGCCGAGGAGGCGGCGCCGCGGACACCCGGGCCGGGGCTGGCCGGGCTGACCGAGCTGACCTCCGGGGCCGGGTTCCCCGTGGAGACCACCGTGACCGGGGCGCCGCGGCCGCTGCCGGCCGAGGTCGACCGGGCCGCGTTCCGGATCGTGCAGGAGGCGCTGACCAACGTGCGTCGGCACGCCGGGGCCGGGGTGTCGGCGGCGGTGGCGGTGGCGTACGCGCCGGACCGGGTGACGGTCACGGTCACCGACGACGGCGCCGGCGGCGGCGCGGTCGCCGCCGGCCCGAGCGGCAACGGGATCGCCGGGATGCGGGCCCGGGCGGCGGCGCTGGGCGGCACGCTCACCGCCGGCCCGGCCGAGGGCGGCGGGTGGCGGGTCGAGGCGGTCCTGCCCGATCAGGGAGGATCCGGCCGATGA
- a CDS encoding DUF6343 family protein produces MTGNRPQRQAPGQPRGARGTVGRPYSALNLRLVLALFGLVVFAVLCWLAAQADQLVLAVLCGVVVLTAAVDIVVIQRRRRARHRAEPGVHHSLFE; encoded by the coding sequence ATGACCGGAAACCGTCCCCAGCGCCAGGCCCCCGGGCAGCCGCGCGGCGCTCGGGGGACCGTCGGGCGTCCGTACTCCGCGTTGAACCTGCGACTCGTCCTGGCGCTTTTCGGTCTGGTCGTGTTCGCCGTGCTGTGCTGGCTCGCCGCGCAGGCCGACCAACTGGTGCTGGCTGTGCTCTGCGGTGTCGTGGTGCTGACCGCCGCCGTCGACATCGTGGTCATCCAGCGCCGCCGCCGGGCCCGGCACCGCGCCGAGCCGGGCGTCCACCACTCGCTCTTCGAGTAA
- a CDS encoding DUF1707 domain-containing protein produces the protein MTTPHGPRLRASDAEREQIATILRAAMTEGRLNLDEGEQRLAAAYGATYRDELGPLTADLPDGGRGALARTPEAEAQSKAEMKLFLRRRAGVLAAIGVLFAALWIANGALFFPVFPLIVLLFFLHWAGRGRRVYYARGPRGDWYQQGDAQGRGDWRGRRDWYGHGRYGH, from the coding sequence ATGACCACCCCACACGGCCCGCGGCTACGAGCCTCGGACGCCGAACGCGAGCAGATCGCGACCATCCTGCGCGCCGCCATGACCGAGGGCCGGCTCAACCTCGACGAGGGCGAGCAGCGACTGGCCGCGGCGTACGGCGCGACCTACCGAGACGAGCTCGGCCCGCTGACGGCGGACCTGCCCGACGGCGGTCGCGGGGCGCTCGCGCGTACGCCCGAGGCCGAGGCCCAGTCGAAGGCCGAGATGAAGCTGTTCCTGCGCCGCCGGGCGGGCGTGCTCGCCGCCATCGGGGTGCTCTTCGCCGCGCTGTGGATCGCCAACGGCGCGCTGTTCTTCCCGGTGTTCCCGCTGATCGTGCTGCTGTTCTTCCTGCACTGGGCCGGCCGGGGGCGGCGGGTCTACTACGCCCGCGGCCCGCGCGGCGACTGGTACCAGCAGGGCGACGCACAGGGTCGTGGCGATTGGCGGGGGCGCCGCGACTGGTACGGGCACGGCCGTTACGGGCATTGA
- a CDS encoding gluconolaconase, translating into MRRPVGIVALLALLAVLVTACGKDAAPAEIAPTGSVSPGAGLAPVPIAGTDHTVNLPAGWTADVYARVPKARFLLVLPDGALLVSRPDAGQVVRVPAGGGHPTTFLSSLDRPHDMVLATVGGRQWIYVAAVDRVVRYPYVADAATAGEPEVVVDGLPDESLPELGGKYGHVLKNIALDGDTLYVSIASTCNACASDTRSDPIRGAIYRWDATGHNAGKALVARGIRNAEGLAIAPGTHDLWVVVNNRDNIIDPATGRKDTAYVDNHPPEEFIKIRQGGFYGWPFCNPNPDGGLRDMPYQRDHELNRDGSAADCATATPVDVGIQAHSAPLGLTFVPDLGAVVALHGSWNRSQPTGYKVINFPWVDGRPGDQHDLATGFLGAEAPWARPVDVARLADGALLVSDDYGGTVFRFTPPPSG; encoded by the coding sequence ATGCGCCGCCCGGTCGGAATCGTCGCCCTGCTCGCCCTGCTGGCCGTCCTGGTGACCGCCTGCGGGAAGGACGCGGCGCCGGCCGAGATCGCGCCGACCGGCAGCGTGTCGCCCGGCGCCGGCCTGGCCCCGGTCCCGATCGCCGGCACCGACCACACCGTCAACCTGCCCGCCGGATGGACGGCCGACGTCTATGCGCGGGTGCCCAAGGCCCGCTTCCTGCTCGTGCTGCCCGACGGCGCGCTGCTGGTCTCCCGGCCCGACGCCGGCCAGGTCGTCCGCGTGCCGGCCGGCGGCGGCCACCCCACCACGTTCCTCTCCAGCCTCGACCGGCCGCACGACATGGTGCTCGCCACCGTCGGCGGCCGGCAGTGGATCTACGTCGCGGCCGTGGACCGGGTGGTCCGCTATCCCTACGTGGCCGACGCCGCGACGGCCGGCGAGCCCGAGGTGGTGGTCGACGGCCTGCCCGACGAGAGCCTGCCGGAGCTCGGCGGGAAGTACGGCCACGTGCTCAAGAACATCGCCCTCGACGGCGACACCCTCTACGTCTCGATCGCCTCGACCTGCAACGCCTGTGCCTCCGACACCCGCAGCGACCCGATCCGGGGCGCTATCTACCGGTGGGACGCGACGGGGCACAACGCCGGCAAGGCGCTGGTGGCTCGCGGCATCCGCAACGCGGAGGGGCTGGCGATCGCGCCGGGCACCCACGATCTCTGGGTCGTCGTCAACAACCGCGACAACATCATCGACCCGGCCACCGGGCGCAAGGACACCGCGTACGTCGACAACCACCCGCCCGAGGAGTTCATCAAGATCCGGCAGGGCGGCTTCTACGGCTGGCCGTTCTGCAACCCGAACCCGGACGGCGGCCTGCGCGACATGCCCTACCAGCGCGACCACGAGCTCAACCGGGACGGCTCGGCCGCCGACTGTGCGACGGCGACCCCGGTCGACGTGGGCATCCAGGCCCACTCGGCCCCGCTCGGCCTGACCTTCGTGCCCGATCTCGGCGCCGTGGTCGCCCTGCACGGTTCGTGGAACCGCAGCCAGCCCACCGGCTACAAGGTGATCAACTTCCCGTGGGTCGACGGCCGGCCCGGCGACCAGCACGACCTGGCCACCGGCTTCCTGGGCGCCGAGGCGCCGTGGGCCCGGCCCGTAGACGTCGCCCGCCTCGCCGACGGCGCACTGCTGGTCAGCGACGACTACGGCGGGACCGTGTTCCGCTTCACGCCGCCGCCGTCCGGTTAG